One window of the Gouania willdenowi unplaced genomic scaffold, fGouWil2.1 scaffold_124_arrow_ctg1, whole genome shotgun sequence genome contains the following:
- the LOC114458546 gene encoding tetratricopeptide repeat protein 8-like: MEVTMDPLFIAWSYFRRRKLQQCSDICSKILEENPYDQDSSLFISEAAWGLKTCALTEMVYIDEVEVDQEGIAEMMLDESSIAQVAQPSFPLNILVLKDCIIPSNRVNHNITSATEYYKDVLKQDNTHVEAIACIGSNHFYTDQPEIALRFYRRLLQMGVYNCQLYNNLALCCFYAQQYDMTLSSFERALALVANDEELADVWYNVGHVAVGIGDLTLAYQSFKLALAFNNDHAEAYNNLAVLELRRGHIQQSKAFQADCCVTCVSHVRTALQPLHSL, translated from the exons ATGGAGGTGACGATGGACCCTTTATTTATAGCATGGAGCTACTTCAGGAGGCGGAAGCTCCAGCAATGTTCAGACATTTGCTCTAAAATTCTAGAAGAAAACCCCTACGACCAG GACTCATCCTTGTTTATCTCAGAG GCTGCATGGGGCTTAAAAACCTGTGCCCTCACTGAGATGGTTTACATTGATGAAGTTGAGGTTGACCAGGAAGGAATTGCTGAGATGATGCTGGATGAGAGCTCTATTGCTCAAGTAGCAC AACCCAGTTTCCCACTTAATATCCtt GTTTTAAAAGACTGCATCATACCCAGCAACAGGGTCAACCACAACATCACGTCAGCCACAGAGTACTACAAAGACGTCTTAAAGCAAGACAACACACACGTGGAGGCCATCGCTTGCATAGGCAGCAACCATTTCTACACCGACCAACCTGAGATCGCCCTACGTTTCTatag ACGACTGCTTCAGATGGGAGTGTATAACTGCCAGCTGTACAACAACCTGGCTCTGTGCTGTTTCTACGCCCAGCAGTACGACATGACTCTCTCCTCCTTTGAGAGAGCGCTGGCCCTGGTGGCCAATGATGAAGAGCTGGCTGATGTCTGGTACAACGTAGGACACGTAGCTGTT GGTATAGGAGATTTAACTCTGGCCTATCAGAGTTTTAAACTGGCTCTGGCTTTTAATAACGACCATGCTGAGGCCTATAACAACCTGGCTGTGCTGGAGCTGCGCAGAGGTCATATTCAACAG TCTAAAGCCTTCCAGGCAGACTGCTGCGTCACTTGCGTTTCACATGTACGAACTGCACTTCAACCTCTCCATTCTCTCTGA